ACAATTCCAGGCTGCTTCCTGCAGAGTAAACCCTTCCCAGCGTGGGGGATGGGAGAGGACAACACCATGCAAGTTCCTGGAGGTGTCCTCGGGGAGCTCGAGCAGGCCAAGGGGAGATCTGGCTATTTACCTAGGAGACCCTTGCCTCAAAGAGAAAAGGCTTTGGTCCTAAGGCAAGAGACCCTGCTCTCCCCCATGAGGTGTTGACCCAGCATCAATCTACTAAATGACTGAGCTTCACTCCACCGTTCCCCCCAGGATAAGGTGGAAAGGAGGCTTCCTACCTAGGGCTGAAGTCCAGTGCAGAGTCCATCCCCTCATCCCTTGTTCACATCTTTCTGAGCCCCTGCCAAGGCACTTGCCACACACAGAGCACACAGgagtgggcggggggggggtgcagGGGGAGGTGCAGGGAGGCCCCACCCAGCAGGGAGCCAGGCCAGAGAGCCTTCCTCACAGCCCCCAAGCTGAGGGCCAGAGGAAGCATAGTGTAACTCTGGTGAGGCCGGAGGGAGGGCAGACTCAGATGGGAGTGCAAAGTGGAGATGAGGTTAGAAAAGCAAGCAGAAGCCAACTGTGGGGAACTTGCCATGCCTAGCAAAGACAAGGAAGACAACTTGATGATGATGGTAGAAGGGGCTTTAAGGATgaggttgttgttaagtgtcgtcgagactcatagcagccttattggatagaatagaattgccccatagagttttctagggtgtcatctttatgggagcacattgACTGGtttttttctcctgcggagcagctgggtgggtttgaaccacccaccttcaGCTGAGGAGGCGGCAGGATTTGGTCAAATGGGGAGAGGAAAAGCCCAGGTCCTGAGGGCTGGTATGGTGGTGAAGGCAGCGAGAGAAACAGTTGCCTGGGGAGGACACACAAAAGCCCAGCTGGGCAGGGTGGCTCCAGTGAAGGGAAGTACACCCCAGGTCCCTCTCTGGGCCTGGCTGTGGAAGCTGGAGGCAGTTCGGGGCTCTGAGGGCAATGAGCAACGTGTCTGTTAAAATTCCCTTTCACAGAGAAACTCCACCTATAAAAATGAATTCTACAGACACTCCCGTACTTGTGAACAAAGGAGAGTCACTGTGACCTTGTAACAGCACCACAGGCCCTTCAGAAGAGGTGGGTTAAATAACAAGGCACAGCTGTGTCTTGGGGGCCATTCTGCAGTTCTTCAAAAGAACACGTTATGTCTGCATTCTGATGCAGACGGCCGGAGTACTGTGTTCGATGAAAAAAACAAGTTGCCAGAAcagttgtgtaatattccattttagaaaataaaagggCACgtgttatatatacacacacaggctGCATGTCTAACATGTCCACTGACCGTCAGTGGTGCTGGGGGTGGGGCTTTGTTTCCACTTTACCTCCTTCTACACTGTTGGGGTTTTGTACCAGGAGTAACTTTATTAAGAAAAACCagctttttaaagaaacagaAGCAGTGCCCTCTAGCAGCAGCAGGCTCCTAGCCCAGGCCAGGGCCCCACTTCCCTGCTCCTTCCTCACAGTCACCTCACCCCAGGGAACCATCAAAGAAGGTGGCTCAGACTTTTCTGGAGATGAATACCTTGTTCATACTCAAGGCGACAGACCCAAGTCTCCAAATCTCAGCCTTTCACGTCCTCTCTGTAAGTTGGGGATATTAACGAGGCACCTGTGAGTCCTCAGGAGCTCTGGGAATGGGCTTCAGGGGTCTGAGGTAAAAACCTCCCCGGAGGCAGAACGCAAAACCATGTCTGTGCACTCCCCCACCGGGCGCTGACCGTCCACTCTGAAGGGCTGTGGGAGCAGAGACGTTGTTCCTCCCCCGTAACGTGATGCAACGTGAAAGAGCACTAATGCTGATACCCATCAAGTCCAACAAATTTCCGGTTTTTTTCATAAAGACTGCTTAATTCCGTTCTTGAGAAAATCCATTAAACATAACTTCGAAACACTTGTGAGGGCTTCTGCTCTGCTGCTGCCTTGAGCACGTGCCCTCTGCAGCCAAGGACCTGCAGATTGGGGACCGGCCATCTTGAGGCTCCCAGTGGTGGCAGGCGGAGCCTGTGGTTTGGGCCACTTTGGGGCAAGCTCCTTTAGTCCTGCATGGCTTGGGGGGCAGGATCCCCAGAATCCTGTTTTTGTTTCAGTCTCTACGTTTTGCATCCTCTCAGCATCAGCATCAAACGGTCTACTCCTTTGATCTTGGGCCACCCACCCACTCCCCCAGACCCACAGGCCCCTCGGAGCTCACCTCCCAGCCACAGAGGTGGTAGGGGCCCAAGCCCCTCACAATGTCCTCTTTCAGGGCTTCACAATACACATTTGCATTTAAAGGCAGCCTTCCCCACAGTCTCGTCTGGTGAATTTCCCCCTATTTTAAATGCTGAAGAACGTTGAATGCTCctctatttatattttaaatcccAAACAGGCGCTTTGTCTCCCCCAACTGTTATCCCTAAGTAGCTCGGTCCGAGCCAAAAAGGCCCACCAGGTCAGGTGCTTCGGCCTGGCCCCGGGCGCCCACCCTGAGCCTCCTGCATGCAGCCCCCCTTCCCTGCCCCCAGGCAGTGGGTACAGAGCCCCTACAGCTtgtcctctcctccccttcctgaACCAGGGCCTCTCCTGACCCGTGAGGTGCCTCTCAGCTTCCCACATCCCAGGCCGCAGCCCTGGCCTTTAGATACCCTCCGTGGGGCCTCGGTTTGAGCCCTGGTGCATAcaccccatttcacagaggataaaactgaggcccagaggcacAGGAGCCCGCCCAGGCTTGGGGCCATGCCAGGAAGACTTGCATCCTGACACCAGGGCCCCTGTTTTTGTGCATCCCCTCTAGCCAGCCAGGCTAGATTCTTTGCTCCCTGTTGCATCCTCGCTGCTTTTGAAGCCACCTCTGCTCAGGAGCTGGAAGGGTGCAGTCCCCCTTTTTTAAGTGTTAAGTCTAGTCATCACTTGCTGGTTCCTCAGCGCTTGGTTTCAGGCTGCTTAGCTGGTTTCCTGAAAGCCCCTCATGCATTTCATCACTCACTCCAATGCGTTTGAGGACTGCTAGCTGTGCTCCTGCTGAGAAAGGACCAGATGACTGGTGGGATTTCCTCTTGAACGCAGCTCCTAACTTGGATTCAGGAGTACCTCCAGCCAGAGGTTCTCCCCCGTGAGCATTTCACAATGTCATTTGTTATCACAGTTGTGTGGAACAAGCTGCAGCTGTTAATCACAGAAATGCAGTTGGTGCAACTGATAAGGAATCAGGGTGACAAACAACCTTTGCATATGGGAACCATTTTCCTATTTGTTCCTTGAATTTCTCATACACATCCAGAAACTTCTCAATTTCATCTATGATGCCTGGAATCAGAATTAAATGCCAGTCAAAGCTCTTGAGGAAGTTCTCAACGGCATTAATAGTAGTCATTTGGGCTTCCTTGGTAATCATATGGCACTAATGTCATAATGGCACTTGTGTCATTAAGTGGCTGGCAGGGCCCCTGGTCTTACTAAGAATGGTGATTAACACTTGATGACACTAAGGCTGAGAGGCCACATAAGCAACAAAAGTCGGAATGTCAAGTGGTACATGAAGCACGCACTATTGCAACGGATTGGTGCCTCAAAGGCGCTGAAGTGTCCTCTGGAAGTCTCATGTCACTGCAGCCCCGGGCGTCTCTGTACAGGGCTACAGGAATGTTAAGCAGAGCACCACACAGCCCACACCCATGCGCAGCCATTCTGGCTTCCCATGGAAGCCCGCAGAGGTCCTCAGATGAACAGTGAtgtctttgaggatcttccttagACATGGGCACATGCTACACATGGGTATGACACATTGGTCATCACGCTGTGCCATCTCCAAACTCCAGGAACATACAGCATTAGCAGGCAAGGAGCCATCAGAAGCTGGTGGGGCTACTACATTAAGCATTTCGTCTTGAATAGGCTGAGAGTCTTGCTTCATCTTGAGGCCTAAtaccatgtttagtgcttctgttctacctcctagataGTTCTGTAGTGcttggggtcctaaaagcttgcaagtggccatccaaggcacaacaattggtctcttattcacctggagcaacagaggaagaagaaaggtcaggaataggaggaggaaacagaatgtatggctaactgcctccaggaacaactgccatgagaccagaactggatggtgcccagctaccattactgaacgttttgatcaaacattctatagaacaatcctgatcaaaaggggggaaatgcagaatagaatttcaaatgctcatggactccaggctttctggagcctagatgaacccctgaaactattaccctgatataatctttaaaccttaaaccaaaaatatcccctgaagtcttcttaaaaccaaacaataaatagCTTAACCAGCAAagactgtctgccttgagcactaatgctcttttaagatctatctgtatggcATCAATATGACCACAGTAACTCCTAGGAaatttaggggcagtgagtttgtcagtgggggaggaacaactcagaagaagGTGTGAATAGTTGCACATCTCGAAGAATgtaaatcaatgtcactgaattgcatgtgtagaaactattgaattggtgtatgttctgctgtatatattttcaacaatttttttaaaacaaaaaaagcgcTTCACCTTGGGCCTCCCTTGTACTTTCCACCAAGACCTTGCCTGATGAGCTCATCAGGGTTAGAGGCTATGTTTGCATCCAGCACCTTCTAACAAATGGGGAGACTGAGCCCGGGCAGATCACACGTGGAGTTTGTGGAGACGCCAGGTCTGCCCAGACCAGCACTCCCGACTCTCAGTGCTCCTCTTTGCTGCTGCTGTGGGCGAAGCCCTGTCAGGGACCAGTTTGACAGGAAGTGACCGCTGCCTGGTCGGCCAGGCCTGGGCTGGGCTGCCCAGCGTTGGGCATGAATACTGCAGGGAGAAGGGAGACCCAGCCCTGCTCTTACAGGGCTCACAGTGCATGAGTACCAAACAGAAGGGGTGAGATGAGaataagtgctatgaaggaaatCAAGCAGAGTGGTGTGATGGGATTTCCGGGCAGACTGACCTGAAGAGGTATTTGTGGATTGAGATCTCCCCACagaaagtgcaaaggccctgaggtaggaggCCTCTGTGATGTGAGGAACAAAAAGGTTAGTGTGCCTGAGGCCAGAGCCCCCGGGATCATAGAGGGGCTGTTGTGCAGACAGTGAAAACTGTTGGAGGTCTTTAAGCAGAAGCAAGACAGGATCAGATTTCTGAGTTAAAAGCTCCCTCCCCTCCTGTGCAGAGAGGTCAAAAGGATGGTGGCTTGGGGGAAGAGAATTGGATGGATCTGGGTAGGTTTTGGGGATGAGAGGGAGAAGCCCCATGTTTCTGGCTAGAACTCGGTGAAAGTAGGGAGGAGTACGTTTGCATGAGAAAACCAGGAGTTCTATTTCAGCCCCACACAGAGGTGTGGGTGAGAATCCAAGTGGAGGTGCCAGCAAGCAGCAGGGTCTGAGGTTGCGAATGGACAGAGTCAGGGCTGGAGGCAGACACGGGGTTATCATCTTATGGATGGTGTTTGGGGCCCCAGGACTGGATGTGCACACCTGGGGATAGAAGGGAGAAGAGGACGAGCCATCAAGGCATCTTCATCCGATTCTGTACCCAGAAGCCCCACGGCTCAGCCTCAGGAAAGGGGTGACCTGTCTGGGGCTGGGCATGCGGTCTTGCCCTGGACTCAGCTAGGCCCACCACTTCTAGATGCTCCTTTTGTCATATTTTGCCCACCACCTGGGGTCTTCCCCATCGATGGTTTCCTTAGGGAGGTGATGGGTTTTGTGAGGCGTCCCTAAAGCTGGCGAGGCGCCAGCTCTAGAGTCCTGCTCTCCTCCTGACCAACTGGACAAAGCACTACACTccctctccaggcctcagtttcctcatgtgtataaCGAGGCCAGCTGGATAAGACTCTCTCTCTACCAGCTCCCAAAGACTAGAATTAGTCTTCCCAACCCCGTCACAGACTGTCCCCTCTAATAGCCTGCTGTCCACTGCCCAGGCTGACAAGCCCACCCAGCTTCTCCCTAGGTTGCCTGGGGCCCTCCTCACCAGTACTGGGCCGCACAGTGTAGCCTACATGTGTCTCCCCCTCCCTggatttcttctctttctctgggACCTGCATTCCTACACACACTGACCCAGGTGCTGGGAGCCAGGCCCATCATCTAGAGGGACCTTCTACTTGCTTAGCCCCTCAAGCAGAAACTTCAGATTTGTTAAGGGAAATCTGAAATCTGGACTGCAGTTTATCTGAAATTGCCTGGTTTTTTATTCTAGGAAGTAATTTAGGTTTTTGTAAAACTGCTCCAAACGGGTAGGGCCCAGTGCCAGGCCCTTGGGTTGGTGAGCTGAGCCTTCGTGGCTGGAGGCTGGGTGGTTAAGCATGCTGTGTTGGGGTGGATCAGCCCTCTTTCTTGAAACTCCCTCCTCCTGAGCTTCCATGGCAGGCACACCCGgttttcctccttcctctctgaCTGTTCTTCCTCTGTCTACAACAGTCCCTACCATTCCAGCACCCTCTCTTTGCTCCACAGTTGGCCCAGGGGTGTATCCCTGGCCCAGGCTCCTGCTTCGACCAGCTCCAGATTCACATTTCCAGTGACCTTTTGGGTCTCTCACCATGGGTGGCTGGACAAGGTTCAGTCCCACGGCTGGGTTTCCATCAACCTCTAcaaccctctcctctcccctgtgATCCTTCAAGAGACCCAAGCACAAACTTGTCTCTCCCAGTCACAGGACTGCCCCCCTCCACCTATCATGGAGGCCATCTAGTTAGTTTCCTTGGGCCAGCTCTCTCTGGGGGCTTCCCTGTTCCCATTCTGCCAGATACGTACCCCAGATAAAGCTGCCATATCATCTCCCCACAACAGATCTCTTGGATAGCTCCTAATTCCTTGGGACACTGCTCCTCAGCGGGCCCTAGGGACCCGCAGGGCCCATGTGGCCTCAGCATCGACATCTTGCAGCTGCTAGCTTATTACATGCTTGCCCCTGCACCTCCACGCAGCCCATCCGGAAAGACCTTGTGTTTCCAGAACTAGAGGTCCTTCCTCAAGCTGGGCACAATCTACAAGGTCCTTGGCACTCCCCAGTGCAGCCTCCAAAGCTCACAGCTGGTGGCACTTTCAGAAATCCCTTCCTCCTCTCTGTTAGGAAATGCAATGGTCTACTGTCACCTTGTCTGAGGTCTCCGGTCCTCAGTGTTTACCTGTCCCTTGTCAGACAGTCCATTCagtgggtccttcttcctggttgaGTGCCAGGGTCTCCTTTGCAGGCCTGCAGACCTGTGGGCTCCAGTCTGCCTCCCCCTTTCTCCCCCAGTATACCCACTGCCCCGAGGGCAGAAGCCTGACACCTGCCCTGATCCAGGCTCAGGTGTTCTTGTGCCTTCCCCCTTTTCCAGCCTCTTTCCTCATCTCTGGGGGCTTATTCTCTAGCTTGGTGGGAGGACAAAAAGGGAGCCTGTCTGTGAAAGAGCTGTGAAAGGGGTGAGCACCTAGAAGAGGAGTGGCGACGAGGGTGCCTCATGTGGGGGGTGCAGGGGAGCCTGCTGGGGCCCAAGTTCAGAACTGGGACTTAGGATCCACCCGTTTTACGGTACCTTACTGTCTCCAGCTCTTCCCTTCAGCAGCTTTTCTTTCAATCCTGGAACCCCAATTCCCTCGAGTCCTGACCTGCTCCACCACTTTACTGTCCGCAGCCCCAGCCCCGCCAGCCCCTCACGGGTGCCTGGCCCTAAAATCACGCCCCCCAAAGGGATCCTCTTTCCTCCCCCAAGAGTCTCCCGTGATCTCAGCTCCCTCAGTGGAGGTTTCTCTGGTTTCGAGAAAGACTGGTGTCTCCTCAGCGCCCCCCACCCTGGACTCGGCAGAGTTCAGGGCCTCCAGGCTTGCACAGGTCTCCCCGAGGGACTTTGCCAGCTTCAGCACACCGGGTCCATGTTGCGGGACATTGCAGCCTGGAGGCCCCTCCGCGGGACCCACTCTCCTTTGCAGTGTCCCCTGGATAATTTTCCTCTCCAGACCACAGCGTGAAGGGTGGCAAGGCAACTAGGAGCAATTTCTTTCCCCCATCCTTCCACGGGGGCTACTCCAGGGGTCGCAGTCCTACAACCACCCACCCTGCAACCCCCATTTGGCTTTGGGGTCCATGGCGGCGGCTACTtgcagatcacaaaatagagtaCTTCGAGCATCAGCAGCCGGGAGGGCGGCTAGGAAATATCGGGGTCGTCCCCCATCCCTGATGTTGCGGCCAGGTCTCCAGAGGTATAACAAGACCCCGGGCGCACCGCTGAAGGGCGCCTCCCATCCTTTAGCCTCTTTGGATTGGGCGGAGACCCCCCTCGGAGATGTCCTAGAGCACCACATTGCTCCAGCCGACCACGTGAGGGCGTGCCCTGTGTTAGTTGGGACAAATTAAACCTCGCCTTGCGAGCAGGCCTGGGCCCCCTGGGCCCGGCCAGGGCTCCGGTGTCTGTGGCGTACTTTTGGCTAAGGGCAGCTAAGCTCCGGGTCGTGGGACCTCCCTCCAGGACCGCGCTATTCGTATCCAAATGGGGTGCCCCCCTCCTCTCGCGCTCCCGCAGCCTAGGGTGCTCCACTCCATTCCCCTTTGCCGAGCCCTCCCTGGGCGCAGGCCGCCTCTCTGCTGCGCCGCGACCTCGGGCTTCGTCCCGGGTGCATCGCTGCCCAAGCAGCGGCGCCGGGGAGGCGCGGTCCGGGAAGCCAGCGGCCAGGGAAGGGGCTCTAAGAAGCACAAGTTGGCGCTGGCTCCGGACCAGGCTGTTGTTGTTCTCAACGTGGTCCGCCGTGGAGCCATAAAAACGGAGCAGGGCGCCCTCTTCGCTAAAAGCGCTGCGCGCACGCCCAGTGAGCCCAGGCGGCGGcatcaacagcagcagcagccctCGATTCGTCCGGTTCTCGCTCTCCGACTCCAGCCCAGACCCGGACTCCCGCCCCGCTTCTCAGCTCCTGTCCCGGCTGCCGGGCCCCCTCTCTGGCCCCCCGCTCCGCTCCGGCCCGGCCCCCGCCCCAGCCCTGCCGCCCGGCCCCAGGCCCGGCCGCGGCCGCTCCCGCCTGGAGCCGCCGCGCGCCCCCAGCCCCCCGGCGCCCCCAAGGCCTCTCGCCTTCCTCTTCCCGGCGCGGCCCCCCGGCTTCCGTGCGCCGCCCGCCACCAACCCGCTCGCCACCATGTCTGTGGAGCTTGAGGAGGCCCTGCCACTGACGCCCGCCGAGGGGACGACCAAGAAAACGGCCAAGGCTGGCGGTTCGGCGGCGCTGTCTCCATCCAAGAAAAGGAAGAACAGCAAGAAGAAGAACCAGCCGGGCAAGTACAGCCAACTGGTGGTGGAGACCATCCGCAGGCTGGGCGAGCGCAACGGCTCGTCACTAGCAAAAATCTACACCGAGGCCAAGAAGGTGCCTTGGTTCGACCAGCAGAACGGGCGCACCTACCTCAAGTACTCCATTAAGGCGCTGGTGCAGAACGACACGCTCCTGCAGGTGAAGGGGACCGGCGCCAACGGCTCCTTCAAGCTCAACCGCAAAAAGCTGGAGGGCGGCGGGGAGCGGCGCGGGGCCTCCGCGCCCGCCCCCGCTCCCGCGGCCGCTGCGCACAAGGCCAAGAAGGCGGCCCCCGGCGCGGCTGGCTCCCGGCGCGCGGATAAGAAACCCGTGAAGAGCAAGAAGCCCGAGAAGCGTTCGCACAAGAAGGACCCGGGCGGCGGTGCCGCCACCGCCTCCAAGAAGGACAAAGGCAGCAAGGCCAAGAAGGCGGTGGCCGCTGGGGGCAAGAAGGTGAAGAAGGCGGCGAAGCCCAGCGTCCCCAAAGTACCCAAGGGCCGCAAGTGAGCGCGCTGGCCTGATGGGAGGTGCCCGCTCGGGCCtgctgggtcttttttttttttttttctttttctatcccaAGCGTCTGTAGGTTTTGTACGATTTACTCTGGGCCTCCCTCCGCCCGTTCTCCgtccttccctttctcccacaatgtagttttttttgttgttgtttgctttggATTTTTGAAACAGCCCCGGCGACGCCTCTATTGGCTCTCGCCCTTGGCAACGGCCGTCGCCATGGTTACCGGCCTCTAGGCGCCAATGGCCGAGGCAGCGCCTACCGGCCCCGGCGCGACCGCAGGTTGGCGGGGGCCCAGGCGAGCGGGACGCGGCCGCCGCTCCCCAGCCCCCACTCCTCTGGTTTTGGGTGCGCGACAAACAATCGCTCGGGGCGCGGTGCTGAGCAGCGCTTCCCTTCATCCCGtcagtctttttcttttaattttttggcACAATAAATTGTTTAAACCTTTGAACCactctcattttctttctaatggaATAGGGATGGTCTCGGTCGGTGCGTGGCTTGGGTTGGATAGTGGGTCCAGGCATCCTCGGGGATAACAGCGGAAGTCTCGGTACCGGTTTTCGTTGGCGCTAGGAGAAGCAAGGAGTGAAAGCTACAGGAGAGGGGGCAGCTGGGTTGATCCGGGAGGCAGGACTCAGAGGACCTCTTCGGAGTGGAAGTGGACAGATGCGCGAGATGTCACCGCCCACTCTCACAGAGCGGGGGTGGGAGCTGGGGGCGTGGAGACAGGCTGGCCCTGTCACCCTGGAGGGAATGGCCGGCACACTTATCCTTACAGTGGCCTACAGGCCACTTGGTGGTGAGGGGGCTGTGGGTTTTTCGGGATTTACTGGTCAAGCCCCTGCCTGGGGAGTCCACCTTGCGTCCCGCGGGGCAGCCCTTGCCAGGTCGCCTCAGGCTTGGTATTCTGAACCCAGGCAGACTTCGTGTTCATTTTACCACAGGAACCCTGAGGTGTGGTCAGGGAGGTGAGGCCCCAGAGTCTGGCTCACCTGGGCTACAAATTTATTCTGAGCCTG
The window above is part of the Loxodonta africana isolate mLoxAfr1 chromosome 22, mLoxAfr1.hap2, whole genome shotgun sequence genome. Proteins encoded here:
- the LOC135228487 gene encoding uncharacterized protein LOC135228487, translating into MPPPGLTGRARSAFSEEGALLRFYGSTADHVENNNSLVRSQRQLVLLRAPSLAAGFPDRASPAPLLGQRCTRDEARGRGAAERRPAPREGSAKGNGVEHPRLRERERRGAPHLDTNSAVLEGGPTTRSLAALSQKYATDTGALAGPRGPRPARKARFNLSQLTQGTPSRGRLEQCGALGHLRGGSPPNPKRLKDGRRPSAVRPGSCYTSGDLAATSGMGDDPDIS
- the LOC135228488 gene encoding histone H1.10 — its product is MSVELEEALPLTPAEGTTKKTAKAGGSAALSPSKKRKNSKKKNQPGKYSQLVVETIRRLGERNGSSLAKIYTEAKKVPWFDQQNGRTYLKYSIKALVQNDTLLQVKGTGANGSFKLNRKKLEGGGERRGASAPAPAPAAAAHKAKKAAPGAAGSRRADKKPVKSKKPEKRSHKKDPGGGAATASKKDKGSKAKKAVAAGGKKVKKAAKPSVPKVPKGRK